A single Anopheles maculipalpis chromosome 3RL, idAnoMacuDA_375_x, whole genome shotgun sequence DNA region contains:
- the LOC126564877 gene encoding metallophosphoesterase 1 homolog, whose protein sequence is MKLKTLIFRLLLSVVSLVVFNEFVVYYIVLLKCQWPSKPASVNGLEPVSVMLLADTHLLGPVRGHWFDKLRREWQMHRAFQSAITLFQPEAVFILGDVFDEGNWVNQKEFDHYVDRYRKLFHTPRGVALHSIVGNHDIGFHYATRPNLVQRFGDQFNNTGVSLISLRGVHFVAINSIAMEGDGCYLCEKAEKELKSIETIFKCGRGIGQCKDVPKLEEYSRPIVLQHFPMYRESDKECQEHDSPHVDLYRERWEVLSKESTDLIGDLLSPRLAFSGHSHHYCHMVKNRLKIEEYTLPSFSWRNKNNPSFMLARISLKEYTVSRCRMPEENTIVTIYLIGGILILLVSTLKIAGIIGQLWSFLCRGRKDYKKLTK, encoded by the exons ATGAAGCTTAAAACACTAATATTTCGGCTACTGCTCAGTGTTGTATCGTTGGTTGTGTTTAACGAGTTTGTTGTGTACTACATTGTGCTGTTGAAA TGCCAATGGCCCTCAAAACCAGCATCAGTGAATGGACTGGAACCAGTGAGCGTAATGCTGCTTGCGGACACTCACCTACTAGGCCCCGTCAGAGGCCACTGGTTCGACAAGCTTCGGCGCGAATGGCAAATGCATCGTGCGTTTCAATCGGCCATCACACTATTTCAACCAGAAGCAGTCTTTATACTCGGAGACGTATTTGACGAAGGGAATTGGGTGAATCAGAAGGAATTTGATCACTACGTCGACCGCTACCGGAAGCTATTCCACACTCCGCGCGGTGTAGCGCTTCATAGTATTGTAGGCAATCACGATATTGGCTTCCATTACGCCACACGGCCCAATCTGGTGCAACGATTCGGGGATCAGTTTAACAATACCGGCGTATCGTTGATCAGTCTGAGAGGCGTCCATTTTGTGGCGATCAATTCGATCGCGATGGAGGGCGATGGATGTTATCTGTGCGAAAAGGCAGAAAAAGAGCTAAAATCGATCGAGACAATCTTCAAGTGTGGCAGAGGAATTGGCCAGTGTAAGGACGTCCCGAAGCTGGAAGAGTACAGCAGACCGATTGTACTGCAACACTTTCCCATGTACCGTGAGTCGGACAAAGAGTGTCAGGAGCACGATTCACCGCATGTCGACCTGTACCGTGAACGATGGGAGGTGCTCTCGAAGGAATCGACCGATTTGATTGGAGATTTGCTTAGCCCGCGGTTAGCATTCAGTGGTCATTCGCACCACTACTGCCATATGGTGAAGAATCGTCTAAAGATCGAAGAGTACACGCTACCTTCGTTCAGTTGGcggaacaaaaacaatcccaGCTTTATGTTG GCACGCATATCGCTAAAAGAGTACACCGTTTCACGGTGTCGTATGCCGGAGGAAAACACCATCGTAACGATATACCTCATTGGAGGGATTTTGATACTGCTTGTGTCCACGCTGAAGATAGCAGGCATCATCGGGCAACTGTGGTCTTTTCTTTGTCGGGGTCGCAAAGATTACAAAAAACTTACCAAATAG
- the LOC126565200 gene encoding glucosamine-6-phosphate isomerase isoform X2, whose translation MRLIILDTAEYVGEWSAKYVMKRINDFKPGPDRYFTLGLPTGSTPLGMYRNLIKFHQQGRISFKYVKTFNMDEYVDLPRDHPESYHYFMWHNFFKHIDIDPENVHILDGNAPDLVAECNAFEEKIKAAGGIELFIGGIGPDGHIAFNEPGSSLASRTRVKTLAQDTLEANARFFGNDISKVPKQALTVGVATVMDAREVMIMILGSHKAFALYKAIEEGVNHMWTVSAFQQHPHTIMICDEDATLELRVKTVKYFKGLMDVHSKLIEDDAPK comes from the exons ATGCGTCTGATTATCCTCGACACGGCCGAGTACGTTGGCGAATGGTCGGCCAAGTACGTGATGAAGCGCATTAACGATTTCAAGCCCGGTCCGGATCGGTACTTCACGCTCGGACTTCCGACCGGGTCGACACCGCTCGGGATGTACCGTAACCTGATCAAGTTCCACCAGCAGGGACGCATCTCGTTCAAGTACGTCAAAACGTTCAACATGGACGAGTACGTGGATTTGCCGCGGGACCATCCGGAAAGCTACCATTACTTTATGTGGCACAATTTCTTCAAGCACATCGACATCGATCCGGAGAATGTACACATACTGGATGGAAATGCGCCAGATTTGGTGGCCGAGTGTAATGCGTTCGAGGAGAAGATAAAGGCAGCCGGTGGCATTGAGCTGTTTATCGGTGGTATCGGTCCGGATGGGCATATTGCGTTCAATGAGCCGGGATCATCGTTGGCGTCCCGGACTAGAGTAAAGACGCTCGCGCAGGACACGCTGGAGGCGAATGCGCGCTTCTTTGGGAATGATATCAGCAAGGTACCGAAGCAGGCGTTGACGGTTGGTGTGGCGACGGTGATGGATGCACGGGAGGTAATGATCATGATCCTTGGATCGCACAAGGCGTTTGCGTTGTATAAGGCGATCGAAGAGGGTGTGAACCACATGTGGACGGTTAGTGCGTTCCAGCAGCATCCGCACACGATCATGATCTGCGACGAGGACGCGACGCTAGAGCTGCGTGTGAAAACTGTAAAGTATTTCAAG GGTCTGATGGATGTACACTCAAAACTGATCGAGGATGATGCACCGAAATAA
- the LOC126565200 gene encoding glucosamine-6-phosphate isomerase isoform X1: MRLIILDTAEYVGEWSAKYVMKRINDFKPGPDRYFTLGLPTGSTPLGMYRNLIKFHQQGRISFKYVKTFNMDEYVDLPRDHPESYHYFMWHNFFKHIDIDPENVHILDGNAPDLVAECNAFEEKIKAAGGIELFIGGIGPDGHIAFNEPGSSLASRTRVKTLAQDTLEANARFFGNDISKVPKQALTVGVATVMDAREVMIMILGSHKAFALYKAIEEGVNHMWTVSAFQQHPHTIMICDEDATLELRVKTVKYFKALSNVHHKLIEEDSADVRKLK, translated from the exons ATGCGTCTGATTATCCTCGACACGGCCGAGTACGTTGGCGAATGGTCGGCCAAGTACGTGATGAAGCGCATTAACGATTTCAAGCCCGGTCCGGATCGGTACTTCACGCTCGGACTTCCGACCGGGTCGACACCGCTCGGGATGTACCGTAACCTGATCAAGTTCCACCAGCAGGGACGCATCTCGTTCAAGTACGTCAAAACGTTCAACATGGACGAGTACGTGGATTTGCCGCGGGACCATCCGGAAAGCTACCATTACTTTATGTGGCACAATTTCTTCAAGCACATCGACATCGATCCGGAGAATGTACACATACTGGATGGAAATGCGCCAGATTTGGTGGCCGAGTGTAATGCGTTCGAGGAGAAGATAAAGGCAGCCGGTGGCATTGAGCTGTTTATCGGTGGTATCGGTCCGGATGGGCATATTGCGTTCAATGAGCCGGGATCATCGTTGGCGTCCCGGACTAGAGTAAAGACGCTCGCGCAGGACACGCTGGAGGCGAATGCGCGCTTCTTTGGGAATGATATCAGCAAGGTACCGAAGCAGGCGTTGACGGTTGGTGTGGCGACGGTGATGGATGCACGGGAGGTAATGATCATGATCCTTGGATCGCACAAGGCGTTTGCGTTGTATAAGGCGATCGAAGAGGGTGTGAACCACATGTGGACGGTTAGTGCGTTCCAGCAGCATCCGCACACGATCATGATCTGCGACGAGGACGCGACGCTAGAGCTGCGTGTGAAAACTGTAAAGTATTTCAAG GCTCTAAGCAATGTGCACCACAAGTTGATCGAAGAGGACTCGGCTGACGTACGAAAGCTCAAATGA